In Cherax quadricarinatus isolate ZL_2023a chromosome 36, ASM3850222v1, whole genome shotgun sequence, one DNA window encodes the following:
- the LOC128691381 gene encoding C-type lectin domain family 2 member D3 — translation MMAEAIEALHVRLTRLENIILHSPDLQPSGSVNRLGTASPTSAPQSTGGVNQVGSTSLPTSLHPSGSLNQMGTASPPSEDSCLASNFTRIGDRCYHFSVWRGLRLHWKDASDSCETMGAKLAEPITRSEFVALTQHLSSSASVIGYSYWIGGLYPGMSWRWVYNGKEVTLDPFYWTREDSLGRKVIPGNTTTGRCLSLTFQVKASDYYYYADECGFEKYYICELLEKIHQRH, via the exons ATGATGGCTGAAGCAATAGAGGCTCTTCATGTAAGACTGACTAGGTTGGAGAACATCATCTTACATAGCCCAG ACCTGCAGCCTAGTGGAAGTGTGAACCGATTGGGGACAGCTTCGCCAACCTCAGCCCCGCAGTCAACTGGGGGAGTGAACCAGGTGGGGTCAACTTCACTTCCTACAAGCCTACATCCTAGTGGGAGTTTGAACCAGATGGGAACAGCCTCACCCCCCTCAGAAGACTCCTGTCTGGCCTCCAACTTCACCCGTATTGGTGACAGGTGCTATCACTTCTCTGTGTGGCGTGGCCTTCGTTTACACTGGAAG GATGCAAGTGACTCGTGTGAAACTATGGGAGCCAAGCTAGCTGAACCCATAACCAGGAGTGAGTTTGTGGCTCTCACCCAACACCTCTCTTCCTCTGCCTCTGTCATAG GATACAGTTACTGGATTGGTGGACTTTACCCAGGAATGTCATGGCGATGGGTGTATAATGGAAAAGAGGTAACCCTTGATCCTTTCTACTGGACGAGAGAGGATTCACTGGGACGGAAAGTGATCCCTGGGAACACTACTACTGGGCGCTGTCTCTCGCTCACATTCCAGGTCAAGGCCtcggactactactactatgcagaCGAGTGTGGTTTTGAGAAATACTACATTTGTGAGCTGCTGGAGAAGATACACCAGAGACACTGA